DNA sequence from the Malus sylvestris chromosome 10, drMalSylv7.2, whole genome shotgun sequence genome:
tatacaaaaaaaaaaaaaaaaaaaaaaaaaacgacccTAAAACACAATATAGTCCTATCTATctaaaacaaaatcagaaccCAAACAACAATCAAAATCCGTAAAATTAATTTATCCAACCCCAAAATCTAATAATTTTAACAAATATTATAGCATCAATTGAAAGAGAGATTGAGAAGATACCTAGAGATTGCAGAGAGAGATGAAGGGAAGAGGGTTTCCTCTGATAGGGGTTCCGTGAAAGCATATATTGAccataaaagaaaaggaaaaaacccCAAATTACATATTAAGCAAATATAGATAGATCGAAccttgaaaattgaaatttcaaacaaGAGAAAGGTTATAAACTTACAACGATCTGAGTGTTGGTCGCtggatttggatttgggtttctgatAAGAGAGAGAATCATACGAGGACCCGATAGAGGAACTGCATCGGCAACAGATAGCAACTGATATGGTGGAGAATAATAGCTGCTAGGATGTTCAATCCAAGAAGAGCAACTGAGAAGGGAGATAGCGATGAGATCCAAAACTAGGGTGCGGCAAGATTTTTATCCTTCATCGTTGGGGTGCGATAGCCGATAACCTCTAAATACgaaaagttttctttttttttcgtttttcgCGGTATCGCGCCTTGTTTTTAATACACGGTGCCGACGATTTTCTTGACATTTATGCTTCGTCGGGTAAACTTATTTTTTGCGACATTTTATTTGTCAGCTTAAACCTATTAGTTTATAGCTGACAATTCGGATATTTTGTCGGGGTTGTACCGACTAAATTTTGCTTCGTCGGCTCAGAATTTGTTGgtaaaatgacatttttttagTAGGATCCTAAGGTAAGGTCCTTATTGACGATGAATGTGGTGATAGAGATGATAAAAATTATAGCCACACCATtctaaatttcaattttgttctATACATCTCACACCTTAATTTACTTAACCTATTAGTGTTCATATTACGAGAAAAGTTCATCCTACACCTGAAGATTTATCTTCTTATGTTTATAATACTGATATGTAATTTGACGTGAGTGTAAACAATTAATTCAATAACTAATTTATTACCATATTTGTTTTAAAGGTACATAGAGTGTACAGTACAACTTAACAAAGATACAATGTTGTACTTTCATCGACGTAAAAAACCCAACATACGCAAGCAAATTAAAGAAGGGCCACCAGGTTTTCATTTACTTTATTTATAATCACCCTTGTTGAGATGCATATACACCTCGACTTCAAGCAAACGAACATGCAGTTAAGGTGCTGGTACGATGATGGGACGTGAAATGTGCGACCCAACCTCCCATAGCTCCAAAATCCCATGAATAAAGTCATAGTAACCACCCCTGAGTGCTAGGTTTTTGTCCGAGAGTGCCTTTTGAACGTAAGGGTAACTTTGTAGGTTTACCAGTGACAAATTTACTGCTTCCTGCATCATTCAAGAAGATGTTAAGTGAGATTTAATGTCATAACTATGGAAGCGCACGCACGCACCTCAGCTAGTCACTGACAATTATTTCATTTGCAAAAAGTGAATCAAGCGTAAATGACCTTTCAAATATTTCATCAATCCAAGATCGAATATCTTACCCTTGCACAATCCTCACATTGTTCATCAATATCGGCGTCCCCTTCCTTTGCTATAACCTTTGCCTTGGCGGGTAAACCGATTTTGACCCATTCGTCTATGAAGTCACTGCATATTCCAATGACATGGTTAATGGATTCAAAATTATATAACATTAGCAAGTTCTAATGATCTCAGTTCATTGCTTAAATGACTACGGTGGGTTTTTTGCTATACTCTTCGACCATCCTAAAAATGCTAACAAATATAACAGGTCTTATATTGCATCCTAGTAAACGATTATGATTAATTATTTTCCATAAGCCTCTTTGTGTGTAAAAAGACTTACAAGGGAATAGAGTTATCCTCAGGGTGAGTCATAAGCCTCTTTATCCCAGCACAATGACTGTGTCCGATTACCAAAATATTTGTTACCTGTTCAATTTTCTTCTTGTTAGCATTCGATTCATAAATATTTTAGTAACACGTGATCAAGAGAAAAGAACTAAGagttattaatttaacaaattaaaaGACTTGGAATGTTCACCCCGAGTACTGTAATAGCATATTCTATGACTGCTCCAACTCCTGCATATTTCAGCTGTaaagatataaaaataaataaaaattatttttcgtaGTCGGATGCATCACTATTATGTGATAAGTTATCAAAATGAAGTTCAATATTATTTTGGACACGAAAATGACACACTTGCTCACGTATAGTTTCTAATATAGGTGTGCGTTACTATTATATAATGTAGATAGTAATAAACCTGATTGAATGCAGGAACCATGTTCGCAATGTTGCGAACCATGAAGGCCTCCCCAGGTTGGAAACTAAGGATATGTGAGGGGCTCACTCGGGAGTCCGAGCATGCAAATACCAGAAACTGCATTGGAAATTAGCAACAAAAAGATTAAACATTTCTTGGTCTACTTATTTTAAGATGTTACAGCCAAATAGTACCTTGGGGTTTTGTCCTTTGGCAAGCTCGTTGTAGTAATCTGGGTATTTTCTGTAAGATcagaaagaaaattaattaaaaaggaaaaaaatgtacAACAAATTATTTGAGTTTGGCTCTCCCGCAAATTATGAGTTTTAAATTTCCAAAAATTGGTCTAAGGCATACATTGCTTGCATAAACTCAATTATACATCCTTAAACAtggtttttaaaatttagaagACATTATGCTTTCGAATCTATTAGATATATATCAAATATGTACAACAgttaattattttcataaaataataaagaaaatagtCAAGTTACTCGAATTTGTTGATCCTGAAGTTGATGAAGCCATCTACAATCCTTTGAACTGGGTCAAAATGATCATCCGGTCTTTGCAGTTCAGCCGTTAACTTCTCAATTTTGGCAGCAACCACATTGTCCAGCTCTTCCTTCTCACTGCAACCATACCAACCAAGATTATCATTAATTTCATCATCCCATGATATTTTCATAAGGTGGATGGTTAGACCAAAGATCATCCATGAAGTCAACAAGTAGCTAGGCAAACCTAAGGAGATTTTTCAGGCGTTGAATAGCTAATTGGCTTGCCATTTTGTCTACTTTCGTTCCTGCAAATTCAAAAATCACGACCTTATTAGTTTACATGGAAATGTATTATACGTGTTTCTCCTTAATCTCGAgggcaccaaaaaaaaaaactgtaaataAGAAAATGAGAGAGTGCCAAACTGCCAACCGGTGGAAAAGatgttgtgtttggctcatacaTTTGCGAGTAATTATGAGTCAAGTGTTAACAACAATGAAGTGACTTGTATTTGTTTTCGGTGGAAATATCACATGATGTGAGTTGCATGAAAGTTGcagacaaaataaaaacaaaagtttgGTGGACATCATCATGAGTAAAAACATAATGATGATGCTTGCTTTTGCTTTAACGATGATGTTTGTCTTTTACTTTAATGATGATGCATGACATAATGATGATGGCTTGGCTTTAATGATGATGCATTTGCATTATATTGAGAGTGTTTGCCGAGGGAGTGTGAGGGTATCATAGAGCATCCAAAGGgggagagcattcggctctcccatgggaaaACATGGGCATgggtgagagaaaatcaagagagctagagtgaaaagtattctagtgaaagaactcttggggtagagtgaggctcttggaaaaattctatgagtgggtgtacaagggatttgggattgggttatgtcgatttaactcatgtgtacttgtactgttattctcatagtgaagagcaatatctctccggggacgtaggcaggatttttgccgaacctcATAAATTTttcggtgtctttatttcttgtaattttattctgttcaactgagtgtgattttAGGTGtggttgtaatctgaatctcgtttccgcactAATGAACGGACCAAGGCACGACAAAagaaaccaattttttttttcttccaaaaattAACCCCgaacaaaaaccaaaacaaaacaagactAGGCCAACCATTTTTTTCCGTCTTCGCAGTTCGCACCCatatttatttctgtttttttttatcgtcttttaatttattcaactGAAAGGCCAAATGATACAGGATGTGTAGGAAGAGAAAACGCATGTGCATGTATCTCttcttgaaagaaaaaaaaggctttGTGCGAAGTGAGACAACACAAAATTGGCAAGGAAATATTGAATATATATTTCAGTTGTTTCTCTAAGCATTAAccagaaaaataatatatatagttgTATATTTGAGTTGTTCCTATTTGAAATGCAGAAGTGCATCCAGTTCATAAAAGCAAAACTGTAATATGATAATATAGTATGAGTAGAAATGTAGATATTGATATTAATCTCTTGAAATATAAAGCCGAAATAATCAGAACATGATTATTCTACCCAAACGAAAACATACACGCACACACatatgttgtgctaggatagcatcaaaccttatggaaccaactcaatctaacccacaggaaatttatcaaatgaaaatgcaagaacaatatAGAAAataacaccaagattttaacgaggttcctccacagtcagtgtaactggagtacgtcctcggagcagtaggagctcacccaataatccactatcaaccaaatgggagtttacaaagtgttggcaatctcacaacccaaataacccaatacacccaatagctctcacacaccaaagaaacaaatagagaagaaaatataatgaataatttcttctctatacatatagctcaaagctattataACAACAATTACTTTGGTTGATGATTACTAATCAAATGAAGCAACAACTTCTTCTTCTGTTTTAggctctctgcaactctccctTGCTCTCTGCAAAAGGAgctctttcttctctctgttttcttttttaaaccGAAAATGAGCTCTCTGCTTCTTTCACTTCACACTTTTCGGATGCACCCCACACACAAAAGCAACCAAAACACTTATTAAGAACCATAAGTCACGGGTGgtataaagaaagaaaactttTCCCATTTTTCTTCCCTAAAACAAGGAAAGGTTGTCCacctttttctttataattttttagcCGAAAGTTCATTTGGACATTTGTCCATTTGGCACTTGGCCAATtattcaacaatctccaccttggccaagttccgaaAGACGTCATGATAAGCCAAAATGCTTCAAaaaaactcctactgctcaacgccttctttatataggcaaaatgtgagccaagttcaagcaatgaataaacttggctacaccaacaaccttagtcaacatatcagcggggttgtctttagttggaatcttctggagaatgatcTCCCCTTCACCAACTacttcacgaacaaagtgataacgcacatctatgtgcttggtcctcgcatgatgaacctgatacttagccaaataaatggcactctgactatcacaatgcacctccacctgcttctgatcaacccccaaatctctaataagcctatgtatccaaatggcctcctttatagcttcagcaactgtcatatattcagcctctgtagtagacaaggcaacagacgactgcaaaatggacaTCCAACAAACTGgtcctttagccatagtaaacacatagcctgtagtagacttccttccatccagatcacctgcataatctgaatcaacataaccaactgcaaaatgaccaataccagagtcatctctctcaaagcataaaccaacatctcgagtaccatggagatatctcaatatccacttagctgcttgccagtgctctttacctggattatgcatatatcgactcaccatgccaactgcatgagcaatatccggtctagagcataccattgcatacatcaaactaccaaccaaatttgcatatggtatatttttcatttgcagcttctctttatcatttttaggacattgtagagaactcaatttaaaatgaggagccaaaggagtactaaccggtttggttgaatcatgaactccaaacttccgaatcaacttctcaaggtattgtctttgattcaaactgaccaaacccttctctctatctctagtgttctccatgccaaggatcttcttcgcttcaccaagatccttcatctcaaactcattcttcatttgattcttcaatttttcaatctcttcaacattTTTTGAGgtaatcaacatatcatcaacatatatcaacaaataaatgaaagacccatcttgcaacttcttgaagtacacacaatgatcatattgacttctagaataattttggcctctcataaatttatcaaacctcaaataccattgccttggagattgcttcaagccataaagcgatttcttcaatttgcaaaacaaattttccttccctttcactatatacccatccggttgacacatatagatctcttcattcaaatcaccatgtaggaaaaccgtcttcacatcgagttgcacaagctcaatatcatattgtgcaacaagagctaacataatacgaATTGAGGAGTGTTTCACAACtggagaaaatatttcattgtagtcaatgccctccttttgtgcataccctttagcaattaattttgctttaaatctcacattgcttttctcatcagcatcttccttcttggcatacacccatttgcaaccaatagctttcttgcccttaggcaatttagctaactcccaagtcttgttcttcaagagagaattcatctcatcacccatggcattgcaccacctattcttctcctcactctcaatagcttcctcaaaattggatggaatctcttcagtgataataggaagagcaaaagcaacataatcactataccgagctggcttagtaatttgtctctttcctctgttcttggcaatagactcttgaggtgaaacttgctcttcaacttgaatagaatcttcaagttcaacttcttcaacatcctcatggtctcccacttcttcacttgtagtggcttcgacatcagcggaaataggatttgaagtaccagaggcaactttctcaagctccacctgttggacatctttcacattcttctcagagactttgtacatactttcttcgtcaaatgtcacatctctactaattaccagtttcttcatctctggacaccacaacctgtaacctttgacaccactactaaaaccaagaaaaatagcctttttggctctaggatcaagtttattttcagtcacatgaaaataagcaggtgaaccaaaaatacggatatagtcataatcagaagaaggttttccaatccatacctccattggtgtcttaccctgcacagcagctgagggtaaccggttgatgatgtgacatgcataattaactgcttctgcccaaaatgacttgcttaaacccgactgagacaacatacatctaatcttctcaagcaaggttcgattcaatctttctgcaactccattttgttgtggagttcctcgaacactgaaatgtctcacaattccttcatctttgcaaactttaaagaaaggatcggatgtgtattcaccaccattatccgatctcaaaatcttaatctttctcccagtctggttctcaaccattttcttccaacccaagaaaatgcttaacacctcactcttgtgcttcatagtgtagacccaagaccttcttgaataatcatcaacaaaggtcacgaaccaatgtctaccactcaaagagggagtctttgtaggaccccaaacatctgaatgcacataatcaagaatgcccttcgtctgatgtacagtagtaccaaacttcactctagtttgcttccccaagacacaatgctcgcagaaatcaagcttacaggtcgtggcaccttttagaagaccttttttcacaagcccttgtagagctttctcaccggcatggcctaatctcatatgccacaatctagtagtatctgaatcagatgtgcccatattttcagagactacagatgcttcacctgtcacagtgcttccctgtaataaatacaaatggccacatctaggagctttcatcacaacaagtgcaccataagtaactttcaatgtctgtccatctgaatgaaacctgaaacccttggattccaaagtacccaaagaaataagatttttcttcaaattcggtacataccgaacacctgtcaactctttaaccatgccatcatgcaacttcaaacgaactgtaccaatcccttttgttgtgcaaggattgtcatctcccataaacacaacgccaccatcaaactctttcaagcttgaaaaccaatccttgtgaggagtcatatgatgagtacaacccgtatccaacacccacttagtagcacaatcaaatgatgaggaagtggttaaagcaaaatcagaaaaatctgtttcaacctcagcaacattagcttcagaactttcttttcctttggtcttcaatttgggacaatctttcttccaatggcccttattacgacaaaaggcacattcatccctttccaaaggttttctacctttagagtttcctctaggtcgagactgtgattttttcctgctagaagatgatcttctctccgatgatctacctctaacaaataaagcttcagaggtactatcatgatttttatctctatgcctcatttcataattcatcaaggcatttgacacatcttcaaatttcacagtttctttaccatgcataatagtggtaacaaaatgctcataagagtccggcaaggaattcaacaatattaaggccttatcttcatccttaatatcctcatctaaatttaacaagtcggcaatcaacttattaaaagcatcaaggtgtctaatcatttttgtaccttctttgtattggaagcggtagagctttttcttcaagtgtagccggttctctgcactcttcgtcatatgcttgtcttccaatttttgccacaacacacttgctactgtctcccgcatcacaaaatacttctgagtttttgcaaggcataaccgaattgaagagcaagcccacaaatttaatttttcccattccggcttcgacatagtttccggcttctctcccaaagcggcaagtagatcttgttgagctaacacatctttgacctcacattgccacatcccgaagttgtttgtgccatcaaacttttccacttcgaactttgcattttgcaccgtagttcttgcaaacccggagctgcttccaaaa
Encoded proteins:
- the LOC126586710 gene encoding carbonic anhydrase 2-like, whose protein sequence is MASQLAIQRLKNLLSEKEELDNVVAAKIEKLTAELQRPDDHFDPVQRIVDGFINFRINKFEKYPDYYNELAKGQNPKFLVFACSDSRVSPSHILSFQPGEAFMVRNIANMVPAFNQLKYAGVGAVIEYAITVLGVTNILVIGHSHCAGIKRLMTHPEDNSIPFDFIDEWVKIGLPAKAKVIAKEGDADIDEQCEDCAREAVNLSLVNLQSYPYVQKALSDKNLALRGGYYDFIHGILELWEVGSHISRPIIVPAP